One Desmodus rotundus isolate HL8 chromosome 4, HLdesRot8A.1, whole genome shotgun sequence DNA segment encodes these proteins:
- the LOC128780697 gene encoding beta-casein, with amino-acid sequence MRVLILACLAALALATEEELSVSRATVESLPNTEQKPEKFENDKEQQRQDEHQDQFQSLVQPQPFVYPFAGLNPYTALPQNVLPLAQPAVVLPVFQPEVIQGPNTKATVFPKHHVMPFLQSPVVPFFQRQVQNLPQLSLPLLQPLMHQVSQPLLQTARLPTQPLLSLSQPKALPLSQQVITYLLNQEPLLDPAQVFYPVTEPIATVYNLQQV; translated from the exons ATGAGGGTCCTCATCCTTGCCTGCCTGGCGGCCCTTGCCCTTGCAACGGAG gAAGAACTCAGTGTATCCAGAGCG ACTGTAGAAAGCCTTCCAAACACAGAG CAGAAACCCGAGAAGTTTGAAAATGACAAAGAGCAGCAAAGACAG gaTGAACACCAGGACCAATTCCAGTCCCTTGTCCAGCCACAGCCTTTTGTCTATCCCTTTGCTGGGCTCAACCCTTACACTGCCCTTCCACAAAATGTCCTGCCTCTTGCTCAGCctgctgtggtgctgcctgtctTTCAGCCTGAAGTGATTCAAGGCCCCAATACTAAGGCAACCGTCTTTCCTAAGCACCATGTGATGCCATTTCTTCAGTCTCCAGTGGTGCCATTTTTCCAACGCCAAGTCCAAAATCTCCCACAGCTTTCTCTGCCTCTGCTCCAGCCCTTGATGCACCAGGTCTCCCAGCCTCTTCTTCAGACTGCCAGGCTTCCTACTCAGCCCCTCCTGTCCCTTTCTCAGCCCAAAGCCCTGCCTCTTTCCCAGCAAGTGATTACTTACCTGCTCAACCAAGAGCCTCTGCTTGACCCTGCTCAGGTGTTTTACCCTGTGACTGAACCTATTGCCACAGTTTACAACTTACAACAA gtttaa